The following coding sequences lie in one Arabidopsis thaliana chromosome 3, partial sequence genomic window:
- the TGA6 gene encoding TGACG motif-binding factor 6 (TGACG motif-binding factor 6 (TGA6); CONTAINS InterPro DOMAIN/s: Basic-leucine zipper (bZIP) transcription factor (InterPro:IPR004827), bZIP transcription factor, bZIP-1 (InterPro:IPR011616), DNA/RNA non-specific endonuclease, active site (InterPro:IPR018524); BEST Arabidopsis thaliana protein match is: bZIP transcription factor family protein (TAIR:AT5G06950.4); Has 35333 Blast hits to 34131 proteins in 2444 species: Archae - 798; Bacteria - 22429; Metazoa - 974; Fungi - 991; Plants - 531; Viruses - 0; Other Eukaryotes - 9610 (source: NCBI BLink).) codes for MADTSSRTDVSTDGDTDHRDLGSDRGHMHAAASDSSDRSKDKLDQKTLRRLAQNREAARKSRLRKKAYVQQLENSRLKLTQLEQELQRARQQGVFISSSGDQAHSTGGNGALAFDAEHSRWLEEKNRQMNELRSALNAHAGDTELRIIVDGVMAHYEELFRIKSNAAKNDVFHLLSGMWKTPAERCFLWLGGFRSSELLKLLANQLEPMTERQVMGINSLQQTSQQAEDALSQGMESLQQSLADTLSSGTLGSSSSDNVASYMGQMAMAMGQLGTLEGFIRQADNLRLQTLQQMLRVLTTRQSARALLAIHDYSSRLRALSSLWLARPRE; via the exons ATGGCTGATACCAGTTCAAGGACTGATGTCTCAACTGATGGTGACACAGATCATAGAGATCTGGGG TCTGATAGAGGGCATATGCATGCTGCTGCCTCTGATTCCAGTGATCGATCAAAGGATAAGTTGGATCAAAAG ACCCTTCGTAGGCTTGCTCAAAATCGTGAGGCAGCAAGAAAAAGCAGATTGAGGAAGAAG GCGTATGTTCAGCAGCTGGAGAATAGTCGATTAAAGCTGACTCAACTTGAGCAGGAGCTGCAAAGAGCAAGACAGCAG gGAGTTTTCATCTCAAGTTCAGGAGACCAAGCTCATTCTACTGGTGGCAATG GGGCTTTGGCATTTGATGCAGAACACTCACGATGGCTTGAAGAAAAGAACAGGCAAATGAACGAGCTGAGATCTGCCCTGAATGCTCATGCAGGTGATACTGAGCTCCGGATAATTGTGGATGGAGTGATGGCTCACTATGAGGAGCTTTTCAGGATTAAGAGCAATGCAGCTAAGAATGATGTCTTCCACTTGTTATCTGGAATGTGGAAAACACCAGCTGAGCGATGTTTCTTGTGGCTTGGCGGGTTCCGCTCATCCGAACTTCTCAAG CTTCTTGCGAATCAGCTAGAGCCCATGACAGAACGACAGGTAATGGGCATCAATAGCTTGCAGCAGACGTCGCAGCAGGCAGAAGATGCTTTATCTCAAGGGATGGAGAGTTTACAGCAATCCCTAGCTGATACTTTATCCAGTGGAACTCTTGGTTCCAGTTCATCGGATAATGTCGCGAGCTACATGGGTCAGATGGCCATGGCAATGGGGCAGTTAGGCACCCTCGAAGGATTCATACGCCAG GCTGATAACTTGAGGCTGCAAACACTACAACAGATGCTTCGAGTATTAAC
- the TGA6 gene encoding TGACG motif-binding factor 6 (TGACG motif-binding factor 6 (TGA6); CONTAINS InterPro DOMAIN/s: Basic-leucine zipper (bZIP) transcription factor (InterPro:IPR004827), bZIP transcription factor, bZIP-1 (InterPro:IPR011616); BEST Arabidopsis thaliana protein match is: bZIP transcription factor family protein (TAIR:AT5G06950.4); Has 35333 Blast hits to 34131 proteins in 2444 species: Archae - 798; Bacteria - 22429; Metazoa - 974; Fungi - 991; Plants - 531; Viruses - 0; Other Eukaryotes - 9610 (source: NCBI BLink).), producing the protein MADTSSRTDVSTDGDTDHRDLGFYYLYNVTPGRLVPESLGKTWGILPSDRGHMHAAASDSSDRSKDKLDQKTLRRLAQNREAARKSRLRKKAYVQQLENSRLKLTQLEQELQRARQQGVFISSSGDQAHSTGGNGALAFDAEHSRWLEEKNRQMNELRSALNAHAGDTELRIIVDGVMAHYEELFRIKSNAAKNDVFHLLSGMWKTPAERCFLWLGGFRSSELLKLLANQLEPMTERQVMGINSLQQTSQQAEDALSQGMESLQQSLADTLSSGTLGSSSSDNVASYMGQMAMAMGQLGTLEGFIRQADNLRLQTLQQMLRVLTTRQSARALLAIHDYSSRLRALSSLWLARPRE; encoded by the exons ATGGCTGATACCAGTTCAAGGACTGATGTCTCAACTGATGGTGACACAGATCATAGAGATCTGGGG ttttattatCTCTACAATGTCACTCCTGGGAGGCTTGTACCGGAATCCCTTGGTAAAACTTGGGGCATTCTACCG TCTGATAGAGGGCATATGCATGCTGCTGCCTCTGATTCCAGTGATCGATCAAAGGATAAGTTGGATCAAAAG ACCCTTCGTAGGCTTGCTCAAAATCGTGAGGCAGCAAGAAAAAGCAGATTGAGGAAGAAG GCGTATGTTCAGCAGCTGGAGAATAGTCGATTAAAGCTGACTCAACTTGAGCAGGAGCTGCAAAGAGCAAGACAGCAG gGAGTTTTCATCTCAAGTTCAGGAGACCAAGCTCATTCTACTGGTGGCAATG GGGCTTTGGCATTTGATGCAGAACACTCACGATGGCTTGAAGAAAAGAACAGGCAAATGAACGAGCTGAGATCTGCCCTGAATGCTCATGCAGGTGATACTGAGCTCCGGATAATTGTGGATGGAGTGATGGCTCACTATGAGGAGCTTTTCAGGATTAAGAGCAATGCAGCTAAGAATGATGTCTTCCACTTGTTATCTGGAATGTGGAAAACACCAGCTGAGCGATGTTTCTTGTGGCTTGGCGGGTTCCGCTCATCCGAACTTCTCAAG CTTCTTGCGAATCAGCTAGAGCCCATGACAGAACGACAGGTAATGGGCATCAATAGCTTGCAGCAGACGTCGCAGCAGGCAGAAGATGCTTTATCTCAAGGGATGGAGAGTTTACAGCAATCCCTAGCTGATACTTTATCCAGTGGAACTCTTGGTTCCAGTTCATCGGATAATGTCGCGAGCTACATGGGTCAGATGGCCATGGCAATGGGGCAGTTAGGCACCCTCGAAGGATTCATACGCCAG GCTGATAACTTGAGGCTGCAAACACTACAACAGATGCTTCGAGTATTAAC
- the TGA6 gene encoding TGACG motif-binding factor 6 (TGACG motif-binding factor 6 (TGA6); CONTAINS InterPro DOMAIN/s: Basic-leucine zipper (bZIP) transcription factor (InterPro:IPR004827), bZIP transcription factor, bZIP-1 (InterPro:IPR011616); BEST Arabidopsis thaliana protein match is: bZIP transcription factor family protein (TAIR:AT5G06950.4); Has 35333 Blast hits to 34131 proteins in 2444 species: Archae - 798; Bacteria - 22429; Metazoa - 974; Fungi - 991; Plants - 531; Viruses - 0; Other Eukaryotes - 9610 (source: NCBI BLink).), giving the protein MHSLNETVIPDVDYMQSDRGHMHAAASDSSDRSKDKLDQKTLRRLAQNREAARKSRLRKKAYVQQLENSRLKLTQLEQELQRARQQGVFISSSGDQAHSTGGNGALAFDAEHSRWLEEKNRQMNELRSALNAHAGDTELRIIVDGVMAHYEELFRIKSNAAKNDVFHLLSGMWKTPAERCFLWLGGFRSSELLKLLANQLEPMTERQVMGINSLQQTSQQAEDALSQGMESLQQSLADTLSSGTLGSSSSDNVASYMGQMAMAMGQLGTLEGFIRQADNLRLQTLQQMLRVLTTRQSARALLAIHDYSSRLRALSSLWLARPRE; this is encoded by the exons ATGCATAGTTTGAATGAAACAGTAATTCCTGATGTTGATTACATGCAGTCTGATAGAGGGCATATGCATGCTGCTGCCTCTGATTCCAGTGATCGATCAAAGGATAAGTTGGATCAAAAG ACCCTTCGTAGGCTTGCTCAAAATCGTGAGGCAGCAAGAAAAAGCAGATTGAGGAAGAAG GCGTATGTTCAGCAGCTGGAGAATAGTCGATTAAAGCTGACTCAACTTGAGCAGGAGCTGCAAAGAGCAAGACAGCAG gGAGTTTTCATCTCAAGTTCAGGAGACCAAGCTCATTCTACTGGTGGCAATG GGGCTTTGGCATTTGATGCAGAACACTCACGATGGCTTGAAGAAAAGAACAGGCAAATGAACGAGCTGAGATCTGCCCTGAATGCTCATGCAGGTGATACTGAGCTCCGGATAATTGTGGATGGAGTGATGGCTCACTATGAGGAGCTTTTCAGGATTAAGAGCAATGCAGCTAAGAATGATGTCTTCCACTTGTTATCTGGAATGTGGAAAACACCAGCTGAGCGATGTTTCTTGTGGCTTGGCGGGTTCCGCTCATCCGAACTTCTCAAG CTTCTTGCGAATCAGCTAGAGCCCATGACAGAACGACAGGTAATGGGCATCAATAGCTTGCAGCAGACGTCGCAGCAGGCAGAAGATGCTTTATCTCAAGGGATGGAGAGTTTACAGCAATCCCTAGCTGATACTTTATCCAGTGGAACTCTTGGTTCCAGTTCATCGGATAATGTCGCGAGCTACATGGGTCAGATGGCCATGGCAATGGGGCAGTTAGGCACCCTCGAAGGATTCATACGCCAG GCTGATAACTTGAGGCTGCAAACACTACAACAGATGCTTCGAGTATTAAC